The nucleotide sequence GCGGTCGCGGTCGACCATCTCGCGGGCCGCCGCCCGGGTGGCTCTGTCCAGTGCGATCCCCCCGAGGAAGGCACAGCCGACGTGGGCCTCGGCCGCCCGGGCCCACGCCGCGTCGGCCTCCCCGGAGAGGCTGGCGAGCGCGACCGGCGGGTCGAAGGGCGCGGTCATCCGCCCGCCCCCACTGCGGCCAGCGCGTCCTCGACCGCCCGCGCGACGCGGGTGGCGTCTCCCTCGGTGTCAAGCGTCGTGTCCGTCCGGACGACCGGGCGGTCGAGGTCGGTGCCGTCCGCCTCGTCGAGCACGAACGCGTCGGCGAAGGGGTAGGCCTCCGCGACGCCGGCCGTCGAGGGGTCGTAGCCCACCCCCTCCATGAGGTCCGCGGCCGGCCCGGAGAAGACTGTGTCCTCGATAAACGGCGAGACGGCGACGACAGTCGTCTCCGCGAGCGCCTCCGGAATGCCGTCGACGGCGAGCAGCGGGCCGACGCTCGTCACCGGGTTCGAGGGGCCGACCACCACAGGCTGGGAGAGCGCCTCGAGCACGGCGTCGGTCGCCTGCGCGCCCTCGCTCCCGCGGAACTCGACGTCCTCGACGGTCGGCTCGCCGTCGCGGGCGACCCAGAACTCCTGGAAGTGCATCTCCCCCTCGGGGGTGTTGACGAGCGTCGCGACCGGGTCGTCGCTCATCGGCAGCAGGTCCCACTCGAGGCCGTACGCGTCGGCGAGCGTGCGCGTGACCTCCGTGAGCGTGTGCCCCTCGTCGAGCAGCCCGGTCCGGGTGATGTGGACCGCCCGGTCCCGGTCGCCGATGTACATGAACTCCGCGACGCCGGAAAAGCGCCGCCAGCGGGCGAGTTCCCGGCCGTCGGTCTGGGCCTCTGCGGGGAGGTAGCGCGGGCCGGCCTCCAGCCCCGCGGCCTCGGCCAGCTCCCCCAGTCGTGCGTGGGTCTCGCCGCCGTCGTCGTCGATCCCCCACCAGGTCTCCCGGTCGAGCACGTCGCCGCCCAGGAAGAGCACCGTATCGAGGTCCGGACAGACGAGGTGGCCGGCGATCTCCACGTCATCGCCGGTGTTCGCCACGACCGCGGTCTCCCCGGGGTCGAAGACGGGGCCGGCACCCGCCAGTAGCTTCGGCGTGCCGGTCCCGCCGGAGAGGAACGTCACCATACCCGCCATGCCGTTCCGCCGGGGCATAAACCGTCTGCTCCCGCCCGCCGCTCGGGTGGCCCGGCCGACGGGAAGCCGGCAGCCCCCCGACCGCACGACGGAGGATTTTACCGGGTGACCGCCAAACGCCCCCCAATGACGACCATCAAGGACAGCGTCCACGACCACATCGCGGTCGAGGGCGTCGCCCGGGACCTCCTGGAGACCCCGCCAGTCCAGCGGCTCCGGCACATCAAGCAGCTCGGGACTGTCGTGCTGGTCTACCCCTCCGCCAACCACACCCGCTTCGAGCACAGCCTCGGCGTCTACCACCTCGCCGACCGCGCGCTCGACCACCTCGGCGTCGAGGGCCGACAGGCCGAACGCGTGCGTGCCGCCGCCCTCCTGCACGACATCGGTCACGCCCCCTACAGCCACAACATCGAGGGGCTCATCTACCGCCACACCGGCAAGTACCACGACGAGGTCGAGGGACTGGTCGGCGAGGGCGAGGTCGCCCGCGTCCTCTCGGAGCACGGGCTCAACCCCGACCGGATCGCGGGACTGGTCGCCGGCGAGGGACAGTTCGGACAGCTGGTCTCCGGCGAGCTCGACGTCGACCGGATGGACTACCTGGTCCGGGACGCACACCACACCGGCGTCCCCTACGGCACCATCGACCACCAGCGGCTCGTCCGGGAGCTGTGTTTCGTCGACGGCGACCTCGTCCTCGACGAGGGCAACGTCCAGACCGCCGAGAGCCTGCTGCTCGCGCGGGCGCTGATGAACCCCACCGTCTACTCGCATCACGTCGCCCGGATCGCGAAGGTGATGCTCCGGCGGGGGACCGAGCGGCTGGTCGAGAGCGGGGTCGACCCCGGGCGGCTGCGCCGGATGGACGACCACGACCTGCTGGTGGCGCTGCGCGAGCGGGAGGCGACCGCGGAGTACGCCCGCCGGCTCGACCAGCGCCGCCTCCACAAGCGCGCGGTCTGGGCCGAGATGGACGCCGTCCCGGAGGACCTGCGGCAGGCCGACCACGGGGAGGTCCGGGCCTTCGAGGCCGACATCGCCGCCGAGGCAGGCGTCGAGCCCTCTCACGTGATCCTCGACGTGCCTCCGGAGCCGGCGATGACCGAATCGACCTCGCGGGTGCTGGTCAACGGCGAGGTCCGCCGGCTGGGCGACCAGTCGACGCTCGTGGGGGCGCTGCGGGCGGCCCAGCGCGACCAGTGGCGCCTCGGCGTGTACGCCCCCGCAGAGGAGAGCGAGCGGGTCGGCAACGCCGCCGTCCGCGCGCTGGGACTGGACCTGGACGGCTCCCGGGTGCGGGACGTCCGGCCGGGGATCAACGCCACCCTCGACGACTTCCTGGAGGTCGACGGATGATCCTCGAGGGAACGGTCCTCCGGGGGGCGGAGTTCGAGCCCGTCGACGCCCGCGTCACCGTCGAGGACGGCCGCGTGGCGGCCATCGAGGAGGTCACGACCCCCAGCGACGACGTCATCCTCCCCGCCTTCGTGAACGCCCACACCCACCTGGGCGACTCCATCGCCAAGGAGGCCGGCGAGGGGCTCTCCCTGGAGGAGCTGGTCGCACCGCCGGACGGCCTCAAACACCGGCTGCTGCGGGCGGCCGACCACGTGGAGGTCGTCGACGGGATCCGCCGCTCGCTGCAGTTCATGACCGAGGGGGGGACGGCCGCCTGCATCGAGTTCCGCGAGGGTGACGTCGAGGGGGTCGAGGCCATCCGGGAGGCCGCCGCGGGCGTCGACGTCGACCCCGTGGTGCTGGGCCGGGGATCGACCGCGGCGATGGAGGCCGCCGACGGCTTCGGTGCCAGCGGCGCCGACGACGCCGACTTCACCCGCGAGCGCAACGCCACCGGCCGCGCCGGCAAACTGTTCGGCATCCACGCCGGCGAGGTCGGCCCCGGCGACATCAACCCCGCGCTGGATCTTGACCCCGACTTCCTGGTCCACATGGTCCACGCGGAGCAACTCCACCTCGAGCGGGTCGCCGACAGCGAGATCCCGGTGGCCGTCTGCCCGCGCTCGAACATCGTCACCGGCGTCGGCACGCCGCCGGTCCGCGAGCTGCTCGACCGGACCACGGTCGCGCTGGGCACCGACAACGTCTTCTTAAATAGCCCGTCGATGTTCCGCGAGATGGAGTTCACCGCCAAGCTGTTCGACGTCACCAGCGCCGAGGTGCTCGCGATGGCTACCCGAGCGGGCGCCGAGATCGCCGGTCTCGACTGCGGGCTCGTCGAGGAGGGACGGCCCGCCGACCTGGTCGTGCTCGACGGCGACTCCGACAACCTCGCGGGCGCTCGGGATGTCCGCCGGGCGGTCGTCCGCCGGGCCGGCGTCCACGACGTCAAGCGGGTCGTCCACGCCTGACCGCCGGAACGGGCCGCTTCCCCGCCGGGACGACCCGCTTCGGCCGACTCCCGCGCCCGTGTGACGCCGTCACATGGTTATATCCCTCCGCACATCCTCGGTTCAGGCATGTACGACGACATCCTGCTCCCGACCGACGGCTCCGCGGGGATGGAGGCGGTCATCGACCACGCGGGCCGACTCGCCGCCGAGCACGGCGCCCGCGTCCACGCGCTGTACGTCGTCGACACGGCCTCGCTGTCGGACCTGCCGGTCGAAGGAGGGTTCGACGGCGTCAGCCGCCAGCTCAACACCGAGGGTGAACGGGCGCTCGACGACGTCGACGACCGACTCGAGGTCCCGGTCGAGCGGACGCTCACCGACGGGTCGCCGGCCCGCGAGATCGTCGCCTACGCGACCG is from Salinirussus salinus and encodes:
- the cofD gene encoding 2-phospho-L-lactate transferase, with amino-acid sequence MVTFLSGGTGTPKLLAGAGPVFDPGETAVVANTGDDVEIAGHLVCPDLDTVLFLGGDVLDRETWWGIDDDGGETHARLGELAEAAGLEAGPRYLPAEAQTDGRELARWRRFSGVAEFMYIGDRDRAVHITRTGLLDEGHTLTEVTRTLADAYGLEWDLLPMSDDPVATLVNTPEGEMHFQEFWVARDGEPTVEDVEFRGSEGAQATDAVLEALSQPVVVGPSNPVTSVGPLLAVDGIPEALAETTVVAVSPFIEDTVFSGPAADLMEGVGYDPSTAGVAEAYPFADAFVLDEADGTDLDRPVVRTDTTLDTEGDATRVARAVEDALAAVGAGG
- a CDS encoding HD domain-containing protein; this translates as MTTIKDSVHDHIAVEGVARDLLETPPVQRLRHIKQLGTVVLVYPSANHTRFEHSLGVYHLADRALDHLGVEGRQAERVRAAALLHDIGHAPYSHNIEGLIYRHTGKYHDEVEGLVGEGEVARVLSEHGLNPDRIAGLVAGEGQFGQLVSGELDVDRMDYLVRDAHHTGVPYGTIDHQRLVRELCFVDGDLVLDEGNVQTAESLLLARALMNPTVYSHHVARIAKVMLRRGTERLVESGVDPGRLRRMDDHDLLVALREREATAEYARRLDQRRLHKRAVWAEMDAVPEDLRQADHGEVRAFEADIAAEAGVEPSHVILDVPPEPAMTESTSRVLVNGEVRRLGDQSTLVGALRAAQRDQWRLGVYAPAEESERVGNAAVRALGLDLDGSRVRDVRPGINATLDDFLEVDG
- a CDS encoding amidohydrolase family protein, whose amino-acid sequence is MILEGTVLRGAEFEPVDARVTVEDGRVAAIEEVTTPSDDVILPAFVNAHTHLGDSIAKEAGEGLSLEELVAPPDGLKHRLLRAADHVEVVDGIRRSLQFMTEGGTAACIEFREGDVEGVEAIREAAAGVDVDPVVLGRGSTAAMEAADGFGASGADDADFTRERNATGRAGKLFGIHAGEVGPGDINPALDLDPDFLVHMVHAEQLHLERVADSEIPVAVCPRSNIVTGVGTPPVRELLDRTTVALGTDNVFLNSPSMFREMEFTAKLFDVTSAEVLAMATRAGAEIAGLDCGLVEEGRPADLVVLDGDSDNLAGARDVRRAVVRRAGVHDVKRVVHA
- a CDS encoding universal stress protein, producing MYDDILLPTDGSAGMEAVIDHAGRLAAEHGARVHALYVVDTASLSDLPVEGGFDGVSRQLNTEGERALDDVDDRLEVPVERTLTDGSPAREIVAYATEEGCDVVVMGTHGRTGVDRLILGSVAERVVRSSPVPVLTVRVSPD